In Streptomyces sp. NBC_00483, a single window of DNA contains:
- the pepN gene encoding aminopeptidase N, whose amino-acid sequence MPVLTRSEAQTRAQLIDVERYTVDLDLTVGDDTFDSRTAIRFTAHTAGDTFVELKPAALRSATLDGQPLDPATLADNRLPLTGLTEGAHELRIDTSMRYSHTGEGMHRFTDPTDGETYTYTQLFMEDVQRVFAAFDQPDLKATFDLTVTAPEGWTVLANGTTEHVGEGRWQAATTPLLSTYLVAVAAGPWHSIRTEHRGLPFGLHCRRSLAPHLDADADEILDVTRACFDRYHEKFEEPYPFDSYDQAFVPEFNAGAMENPGLVTFRDEFVYRSAVTDTERQTRAMVIAHEMAHMWFGDLVTLKWWDDIWLNESFAEYMGYQTLTEATRFTDTWIDFGVARKTWGYDADQRPSTHPVAPESVPDTASALLNFDGISYAKGASALRQLVTWLGEKDFLAGINTHFKRHKFGNATLADFIESLASGTERDVHAWADTWLRTTGVDTLTTSVTENDGTWSLAVDRQGSRPHRIAIGLYDHAPADPRGFVLRERLDVEVPFAGGDLTFGGRRPALIVPNDQDLTYTKIRLDTASEEAALRGLSGIPDALTRTIVWTTLRDMVRDGALAPASYLETVAAHLPEESDLALVQGVLAFAHTQVADRYTDPAERPEALGLITTLCEDLVRRTEDGSHPGLRLTAVRHLIDAARHADVIRDWYDSGAVPGGPELDPELRWRILGRLSVLGAVDEAVIEAELAHDPSASGQEGAARCRAALPDPQTKAEAWSAMFTTNPADDLSNYLFIATAQGFWQPEQADLLRGYVPRYFTDATALAARRGPAIAEAAGRHAFPVYAIDTDTLRVGEQHAADATPALRRKLSDQLDDLRRALKVRGA is encoded by the coding sequence ATGCCCGTACTGACGCGCAGCGAAGCGCAGACCCGAGCCCAGCTCATCGACGTCGAGCGATACACCGTCGACCTCGACCTCACCGTCGGGGACGACACCTTCGACTCCCGCACCGCGATCCGCTTCACCGCGCACACCGCGGGCGACACCTTCGTCGAGCTCAAGCCCGCCGCCCTGCGCTCCGCCACCCTCGACGGGCAGCCCCTCGACCCCGCCACCCTCGCCGACAACCGGCTCCCGCTCACCGGCCTCACCGAAGGCGCCCACGAGCTGCGCATCGACACCTCCATGCGCTACTCGCACACCGGCGAGGGCATGCACCGCTTCACCGACCCCACCGACGGTGAGACGTACACGTACACGCAGCTGTTCATGGAAGACGTGCAGCGCGTCTTCGCCGCCTTCGACCAGCCCGACCTGAAGGCGACCTTCGACCTCACCGTCACCGCCCCCGAAGGCTGGACCGTCCTCGCCAACGGCACCACCGAACACGTGGGGGAGGGCCGCTGGCAGGCCGCCACCACCCCCCTGCTCTCCACCTACCTGGTGGCCGTCGCCGCAGGCCCCTGGCACTCCATCCGCACCGAACACCGCGGCCTCCCCTTCGGCCTGCACTGCCGCCGCTCCCTCGCACCCCACCTCGACGCCGACGCCGACGAAATCCTCGACGTCACGCGCGCGTGCTTCGACCGCTACCACGAGAAGTTCGAAGAGCCCTACCCCTTCGACTCCTACGACCAGGCCTTCGTCCCCGAGTTCAACGCCGGAGCCATGGAGAACCCCGGCCTCGTCACCTTCCGCGACGAGTTCGTGTACCGCTCCGCCGTCACCGACACCGAGCGACAGACCCGCGCCATGGTCATCGCCCACGAGATGGCCCACATGTGGTTCGGCGACCTCGTCACCCTCAAGTGGTGGGACGACATCTGGCTGAACGAGTCGTTCGCCGAATACATGGGCTACCAGACCCTCACCGAGGCCACCCGCTTCACTGACACCTGGATCGACTTCGGTGTCGCCCGCAAAACCTGGGGATACGACGCCGACCAGCGGCCCTCCACCCACCCCGTCGCCCCCGAATCCGTGCCCGACACGGCCTCCGCCCTCCTCAACTTCGACGGAATCTCCTACGCCAAGGGCGCCTCCGCGCTGCGCCAACTCGTCACCTGGCTCGGCGAGAAGGACTTCCTCGCCGGCATCAACACCCACTTCAAGCGCCACAAATTCGGCAACGCCACCCTCGCCGACTTCATCGAATCCCTCGCCTCCGGCACCGAACGCGACGTGCACGCCTGGGCCGACACGTGGCTGCGCACCACCGGCGTCGACACCCTCACCACGTCGGTGACCGAGAACGACGGCACCTGGAGCCTCGCCGTCGACCGACAGGGCAGCCGCCCCCACCGCATCGCCATCGGCCTGTACGACCACGCTCCCGCCGACCCGCGCGGATTCGTCCTGCGCGAACGCCTCGACGTGGAAGTCCCCTTCGCTGGAGGGGACTTGACGTTCGGCGGCCGACGCCCCGCCCTGATCGTCCCCAACGACCAGGACCTCACCTACACCAAGATCCGCCTCGACACCGCGTCCGAGGAAGCCGCCCTGCGCGGCCTGTCCGGCATCCCCGACGCCCTCACCCGCACCATCGTGTGGACCACACTGCGCGACATGGTCCGCGACGGCGCACTCGCACCCGCCAGCTACCTGGAGACGGTCGCCGCCCACCTCCCCGAGGAGAGCGACCTCGCCCTCGTCCAGGGCGTCCTCGCCTTCGCCCACACCCAGGTCGCCGACCGCTACACCGACCCCGCGGAGCGGCCCGAGGCCCTCGGTCTCATCACCACCCTGTGCGAGGACCTCGTACGCCGCACCGAGGACGGCAGCCACCCAGGGCTCCGCCTCACCGCCGTACGCCACCTCATCGACGCCGCCCGGCACGCCGACGTCATCCGCGACTGGTACGACTCCGGGGCCGTCCCCGGCGGACCCGAACTCGACCCCGAACTGCGCTGGCGCATCCTCGGCCGGCTCAGCGTCCTCGGCGCCGTCGACGAAGCCGTCATCGAGGCCGAACTCGCCCACGACCCCAGCGCCTCCGGGCAAGAAGGCGCAGCCCGCTGCCGCGCCGCGCTGCCCGACCCGCAGACCAAGGCGGAGGCGTGGTCCGCGATGTTCACGACGAACCCCGCGGACGACCTGTCCAACTACCTCTTCATCGCCACCGCACAGGGCTTCTGGCAGCCCGAACAAGCCGACCTCCTGCGGGGCTACGTCCCCCGCTACTTCACCGACGCCACCGCGCTCGCCGCGCGCCGTGGCCCCGCGATCGCCGAGGCGGCGGGCCGCCACGCGTTCCCCGTGTACGCCATCGACACGGACACGCTCCGCGTGGGCGAGCAGCACGCGGCGGACGCCACCCCCGCCTTGCGCCGCAAACTGTCCGACCAACTGGACGACCTGCGCCGGGCGTTGAAGGTACGCGGGGCGTAG
- a CDS encoding chorismate mutase, translating to MTTSKPNEVDPAVRAELARLRDSIDNIDAAVVHMLAERFKCTQQVGHLKAHHDLPPADPARESRQIERLRQLAENAKLDPAFAEKFLNFIISEVIRHHELIAEDTKR from the coding sequence ATGACCACCAGCAAGCCGAACGAGGTCGACCCGGCCGTGCGCGCCGAGCTCGCCCGCCTGCGCGACAGCATCGACAACATCGACGCCGCCGTCGTCCACATGCTCGCCGAGCGCTTCAAATGCACCCAGCAGGTCGGCCACCTCAAGGCCCACCACGACCTGCCCCCGGCGGACCCGGCCCGCGAATCCCGCCAGATCGAACGCCTGCGCCAACTCGCGGAGAACGCCAAACTCGACCCGGCCTTCGCCGAAAAATTCCTCAACTTCATCATCAGCGAGGTCATCCGCCACCACGAACTCATCGCCGAGGACACGAAACGGTGA
- a CDS encoding helix-turn-helix domain-containing protein, whose protein sequence is MPTYHTWMRYFTPSPAHHRLGLVCLGVGLQHGPLPTVGPRTLDHHVAVVVTAGSGWYQDTEGPRRTVTAPALIWLTPGRPHHYGADPDTGWDECFVDFTGPATATYTELGYIEPDRPVVPLSDAAQARAAVGRIARAARRGNPLLEVETGAAVHELLVALRRARADLAPDGHPVLQALARDAFQPLSVAAHAARHGMTPAELRTAVRRGAGCSPKDYLLGIRLGRAKELLAATELPVAAVARRVGYDDPAYFSRLFTRRVGTAPVRFREQQGRAVPGGWSDKIPDPDDPPMLHVG, encoded by the coding sequence ATGCCCACGTACCACACCTGGATGCGGTACTTCACGCCCAGCCCGGCCCACCACCGCCTCGGCCTCGTCTGCCTCGGCGTCGGACTCCAGCACGGGCCACTGCCCACCGTCGGACCCCGCACCCTCGACCACCACGTCGCCGTCGTCGTCACCGCGGGCAGCGGCTGGTACCAGGACACCGAAGGACCCCGCCGCACCGTCACCGCACCCGCCCTGATCTGGCTCACCCCCGGCCGCCCCCACCACTACGGAGCCGACCCCGACACCGGCTGGGACGAGTGCTTCGTCGACTTCACCGGGCCCGCCACCGCCACCTACACCGAACTCGGCTACATCGAACCCGACCGCCCCGTCGTCCCCCTCTCCGACGCCGCCCAGGCCCGCGCCGCCGTCGGCCGCATCGCCCGCGCCGCCCGCCGCGGCAACCCGCTCCTCGAAGTGGAGACCGGCGCCGCCGTCCACGAACTCCTCGTCGCCCTGCGCCGCGCCCGCGCCGACCTGGCCCCCGACGGCCACCCCGTCCTCCAGGCCCTCGCACGCGACGCCTTCCAGCCCCTCTCCGTCGCCGCACACGCCGCACGGCACGGCATGACCCCCGCCGAACTGCGCACCGCCGTCCGCCGCGGCGCCGGCTGCAGCCCCAAGGACTACCTCCTCGGCATCCGCCTCGGCCGCGCCAAGGAACTCCTCGCCGCCACCGAACTCCCCGTCGCCGCCGTCGCCCGCCGCGTCGGCTACGACGACCCCGCCTACTTCTCCCGCCTGTTCACCCGCCGCGTCGGCACCGCACCCGTCCGATTCCGCGAACAACAGGGCCGCGCCGTGCCCGGCGGCTGGTCCGACAAGATCCCCGACCCCGACGACCCACCCATGCTCCACGTAGGCTGA
- a CDS encoding glycoside hydrolase family 35 protein, with translation MTDFRVGGDDFEVDGRPVRLLSGALHYFRVHEEQWAHRLRMLRAMGLNCVETYVPWNLHEPRPGEVRDVAAVGRFLDAARREGLWVVVRPGPYICAEWENGGLPHWVTGRLGARVRTGDAEFMAAVERWFGVLLPQIVERQVDRGGPVLMVQVENEYGSYGSDHRYLRALADLLVGLGVSVPLFTSDGPEDHMLSGGSVPGVLATVNFGSRAREAFESLRRHQATGPLMCMEFWCGWFDHWGAKHVVRDPREAADALREILECGASVNLYMAHGGTSFGGWAGANRGGGELHEGPLEPDVTSYDYDAPIDEFGRPTEKFWLFREVLAAYAEGPLPEVPPQPPALAGPVTAHLTVFTALDGVLEALGGPEAEYAVPPSFEDLDVDRGLVRYAVTVPGPRQPYPLRARGLRDLALVYVDGERAGVLTEEEPDLAEPVAGHARAELWVESLGRVNYGPRTGESKGITGGLLHERQFLHGVRARGLRLDAFTASGVAGLPSAAAEGEGRGLHRGSFQVSGAGDAALELPGWGRGFVWVNGFCLGRYWSAGPQDALYVPGPVLREGVNEVWVLELDRAGEPRVVLR, from the coding sequence ATGACGGATTTCCGGGTGGGCGGGGACGACTTCGAGGTGGACGGGCGGCCGGTGCGGCTGCTGTCGGGGGCCTTGCACTACTTCCGGGTGCACGAGGAGCAGTGGGCGCACCGGCTGCGGATGCTGCGGGCGATGGGCCTGAACTGTGTGGAGACGTACGTGCCGTGGAATCTGCACGAGCCGCGTCCCGGTGAGGTGCGCGACGTGGCGGCGGTGGGGCGTTTCCTGGACGCGGCGCGGCGGGAGGGGCTGTGGGTGGTCGTGCGGCCGGGGCCGTACATCTGCGCGGAGTGGGAGAACGGGGGGCTTCCGCACTGGGTGACGGGGCGGCTCGGGGCGCGGGTGCGGACCGGGGACGCGGAGTTCATGGCGGCGGTGGAGCGCTGGTTCGGGGTGTTGTTGCCGCAGATCGTGGAGCGGCAGGTGGACCGGGGCGGTCCTGTGCTGATGGTTCAGGTGGAGAACGAGTACGGCAGTTATGGCTCGGACCACCGTTATCTGCGGGCTCTTGCCGATCTGCTGGTGGGGCTCGGGGTGTCGGTGCCGCTGTTCACGTCGGACGGGCCCGAGGACCACATGCTGAGCGGGGGTTCGGTTCCTGGGGTGCTGGCGACGGTGAACTTCGGCTCCCGCGCGCGTGAGGCCTTCGAGTCGCTACGTAGGCACCAGGCCACGGGGCCGTTGATGTGCATGGAGTTCTGGTGCGGCTGGTTCGACCACTGGGGTGCGAAGCACGTCGTGCGGGATCCGCGGGAGGCGGCGGACGCGCTGCGGGAGATCCTGGAGTGCGGGGCGTCGGTGAATCTGTACATGGCGCACGGCGGAACGAGTTTCGGGGGTTGGGCGGGCGCGAACCGGGGTGGCGGCGAGCTGCACGAAGGGCCGCTGGAGCCGGATGTCACGTCGTACGACTACGACGCCCCGATCGACGAGTTCGGCCGCCCCACGGAGAAGTTCTGGCTGTTCCGTGAGGTGCTCGCCGCGTACGCGGAGGGACCGCTGCCCGAGGTGCCGCCGCAGCCCCCGGCCCTCGCGGGTCCGGTCACGGCCCACCTGACGGTGTTCACGGCCCTGGACGGGGTGTTGGAGGCGCTGGGTGGTCCTGAGGCGGAGTACGCGGTGCCGCCGTCGTTCGAGGACCTGGACGTGGACCGTGGCCTGGTGCGGTACGCGGTGACGGTGCCGGGGCCGCGGCAGCCGTATCCGTTGCGGGCGCGCGGGCTGCGGGATCTGGCTCTCGTGTACGTCGACGGGGAGCGGGCCGGGGTGCTCACAGAGGAGGAGCCCGATCTGGCAGAGCCGGTTGCGGGGCACGCGCGCGCGGAGCTGTGGGTGGAGTCCCTGGGGCGGGTCAACTACGGGCCGCGCACGGGTGAGTCGAAGGGGATCACGGGCGGGCTGCTGCACGAGCGGCAGTTCCTGCACGGGGTGCGGGCGCGGGGGCTGCGCCTGGACGCGTTCACGGCTTCCGGGGTTGCCGGGCTGCCGTCCGCGGCGGCCGAGGGCGAGGGGCGGGGCCTGCACCGGGGGTCGTTCCAGGTGTCGGGGGCCGGGGACGCGGCACTCGAACTGCCGGGCTGGGGGCGGGGCTTCGTGTGGGTGAACGGGTTCTGCCTGGGCCGCTACTGGTCGGCAGGTCCGCAGGACGCCTTGTACGTGCCGGGTCCGGTGCTGCGCGAGGGCGTGAACGAGGTGTGGGTGCTGGAGCTCGATCGGGCCGGGGAGCCGCGGGTCGTGTTGCGTTGA
- a CDS encoding endo-alpha-N-acetylgalactosaminidase family protein encodes MEPGRPGRPARPGSDPRDATPGPSRRSLVAAGAVGGAGAALGLALTGTARAATPTATATAADGAVIRSRDLDVRVSTAFPLVVSYTDRATGAVLHAQPDPVTTLLIDGAEHTPKVTCTPAADRADYRLTLTGGTTIDIRIAVEGHQVDWRVTKISDTAQLRVGTLQFPGLALLSVRSDQPGAALLAATVQLDKAKSGDTLVTPTTDSPAQAPTGCAYAVVAHDRLGGAIETNTSYDKPDSAAGTTWENGRLWRETVRREGHTAARLAPGQWTHRAATAPVDATEPLPYATVVVTGDRNGDGKVDWQDAAIAFRDIAHTPRGADEQHLRVVPHIPFNFASQATNPFLATLDNVKRIHLATDGLRQYTLLKGYQSEGHDSAHPDYAGNYNARAGGLDDLNTLVREGKKWNSDFAVHVNATESYPVANAFSEKLVDKSDEQWDWLDQSYRIDQRRDLVSGDIVGRFADLRRDTDDGLNTLYIDVFRESGWTSDRLQRAFRGQGWNVTSEWGHGFERSSLWSHWATETDYGPDTSRGINSKLIRFIRHHQKDVFADKWPTLLGVARMGNFEGWTGKTDWTDFYRLIWTHSLPAKYLQAQPIKTWGEHEITFSGATKTSVTDASGARRITTDGRLVYDAGTYLLPWEPRRAADPTKLYHYNPQGGSTSWRLPRAWESRAKVALYRLTDQGRVFDSYVTVSGGKVTLKADADRPYVLYRDRTDLDRAPDWGQGTPLRDPGFNSGSLKGWTVTGPASVERSDLGDHELVIGPGAAATVSQRLTRLAPGSYAASVQVEVGAKAGERRTATLEVRTVDGVTATNRTDTSTAGNHVAADRKHDTRFQRMTTYFTVPAGGGPVTLALRAAAGSARVRFDNVRIVKSPAPNLPAGTVAHEDFEHVPQGWGPFVKGDAGGSTDPRTHIAQRHAPYTQRGWNGKAIDDVVDGTQSLKSRGENTGLVYRTVPHTARFEPGKRYRVSFRYENEKAGQYAWITAADSPEAKELSREDLPVATQPATLTYEFTAPDKGEAWVGLRKTGDDGTAEFALDAFEVTEIV; translated from the coding sequence GTGGAGCCGGGCCGCCCCGGCCGGCCGGCCCGACCCGGCAGCGACCCGCGGGACGCGACGCCCGGCCCCAGCCGCAGATCCCTCGTCGCCGCCGGGGCGGTCGGCGGGGCCGGTGCCGCACTCGGCCTCGCCCTGACCGGCACGGCCCGCGCCGCGACCCCCACGGCCACCGCGACCGCCGCCGACGGAGCGGTCATCCGCTCCCGGGACCTCGACGTCCGCGTCAGTACCGCCTTCCCCCTCGTCGTCTCCTACACCGACCGCGCCACCGGCGCCGTCCTGCACGCACAGCCCGACCCGGTCACGACGCTCCTGATCGACGGCGCCGAGCACACCCCGAAGGTGACGTGCACGCCCGCCGCCGACCGCGCCGACTACCGCCTCACCCTGACCGGCGGCACCACCATCGACATCCGTATCGCCGTCGAGGGGCACCAGGTCGACTGGCGCGTCACGAAGATCAGCGACACGGCGCAACTGCGCGTCGGCACCCTCCAGTTCCCCGGCCTCGCCCTGCTGTCCGTCCGCAGCGACCAGCCCGGCGCCGCCCTCCTCGCCGCCACCGTGCAGCTCGACAAGGCCAAGAGCGGCGACACCCTCGTCACCCCGACCACCGACAGCCCCGCCCAGGCGCCCACCGGTTGCGCCTACGCCGTCGTCGCCCACGATCGGCTCGGCGGCGCGATCGAGACCAACACCAGCTACGACAAGCCCGACAGCGCCGCCGGAACCACCTGGGAGAACGGCCGCCTGTGGCGCGAGACCGTGCGCCGCGAAGGCCACACCGCCGCCCGACTCGCCCCCGGCCAGTGGACACACCGCGCCGCCACCGCCCCGGTCGACGCCACCGAACCCCTCCCGTACGCGACGGTCGTCGTGACCGGCGACCGGAACGGCGACGGCAAGGTCGACTGGCAGGACGCCGCCATCGCCTTCCGCGACATCGCCCACACCCCGCGCGGCGCCGACGAACAGCACCTGCGGGTCGTCCCGCACATCCCGTTCAACTTCGCGTCACAGGCCACCAACCCGTTCCTCGCGACCCTCGACAACGTCAAACGGATCCACCTGGCCACCGACGGGCTGCGCCAGTACACCCTCCTCAAGGGCTATCAGTCAGAGGGCCACGACTCCGCGCACCCCGACTACGCCGGGAACTACAACGCGCGCGCGGGCGGCCTCGACGATCTCAACACCCTGGTCCGCGAGGGCAAGAAGTGGAACAGCGACTTCGCCGTCCACGTGAACGCCACCGAGTCCTACCCCGTCGCGAACGCCTTCTCCGAGAAACTCGTCGACAAGAGCGACGAGCAGTGGGACTGGCTCGACCAGAGCTACCGCATCGACCAGCGCCGCGACCTCGTCTCCGGCGACATCGTGGGGCGCTTCGCCGACCTGCGCCGCGACACCGACGACGGCCTCAACACCCTCTACATCGACGTGTTCCGGGAGTCCGGCTGGACCTCCGACCGCCTCCAGCGCGCCTTCCGCGGCCAGGGCTGGAACGTCACGTCCGAGTGGGGCCACGGGTTCGAGAGGTCCTCGCTCTGGTCGCACTGGGCCACCGAGACCGACTACGGCCCCGACACCTCGCGCGGCATCAACTCGAAGCTGATCCGCTTCATCCGCCACCACCAGAAGGACGTCTTCGCCGACAAGTGGCCCACCCTCCTCGGCGTCGCCCGCATGGGCAACTTCGAGGGCTGGACCGGCAAGACCGACTGGACGGACTTCTACCGCCTCATCTGGACGCACTCGCTGCCCGCCAAGTACCTCCAGGCGCAGCCGATCAAGACCTGGGGCGAGCACGAGATCACGTTCTCCGGCGCCACGAAGACGAGCGTCACCGACGCCTCCGGCGCCCGCCGCATCACCACCGACGGCCGCCTCGTCTACGACGCCGGCACCTATCTGCTGCCCTGGGAACCGCGCAGAGCCGCCGACCCGACGAAGCTGTACCACTACAACCCGCAGGGCGGCAGCACCAGTTGGCGGCTCCCGCGTGCGTGGGAGAGCAGGGCCAAGGTGGCCCTGTACCGGCTCACCGACCAGGGCCGCGTCTTCGACTCGTACGTCACCGTGTCCGGCGGCAAGGTGACGCTGAAGGCCGACGCCGACCGGCCCTACGTCCTCTACCGGGACCGCACCGACCTCGACCGCGCGCCCGACTGGGGCCAGGGCACGCCGCTGCGCGACCCGGGCTTCAACTCCGGTTCCCTGAAGGGCTGGACGGTCACCGGGCCCGCCTCCGTCGAGCGCAGCGACCTCGGCGACCACGAACTCGTCATCGGCCCCGGCGCCGCCGCCACCGTCTCCCAGCGGCTGACCCGGCTCGCCCCCGGCAGCTACGCCGCGTCCGTGCAGGTCGAGGTCGGCGCCAAGGCGGGAGAGCGGCGCACGGCCACCCTGGAGGTGCGCACCGTCGACGGAGTGACTGCCACGAACCGGACCGACACCTCCACCGCCGGCAACCACGTGGCCGCCGACCGCAAGCACGACACCCGCTTCCAGCGGATGACCACGTACTTCACCGTCCCGGCCGGTGGCGGCCCGGTCACCCTCGCCCTGCGCGCTGCGGCCGGTTCGGCGCGGGTCCGTTTCGACAATGTACGTATCGTGAAGTCGCCCGCACCGAACCTGCCCGCCGGAACCGTGGCCCACGAGGACTTTGAACACGTCCCCCAGGGCTGGGGCCCGTTCGTGAAGGGCGACGCGGGAGGCTCCACCGACCCGCGCACCCACATCGCCCAGCGGCACGCGCCGTACACCCAGCGCGGCTGGAACGGGAAGGCGATCGACGACGTCGTCGACGGCACCCAGTCCCTCAAGTCGCGCGGCGAGAACACCGGCCTCGTCTACCGCACCGTCCCGCACACGGCCCGCTTCGAGCCCGGCAAGCGGTACCGGGTCTCCTTCCGCTACGAGAACGAGAAGGCCGGCCAGTACGCCTGGATCACCGCGGCCGACAGCCCGGAGGCCAAGGAACTGTCCCGCGAGGACCTGCCCGTGGCCACCCAACCCGCGACGCTCACCTACGAGTTCACCGCACCGGACAAGGGGGAGGCCTGGGTGGGCCTGCGCAAGACGGGCGACGACGGCACCGCCGAGTTCGCCCTGGACGCCTTCGAGGTCACCGAGATCGTCTGA
- a CDS encoding SDR family oxidoreductase — MTDAKPVGEDGGAGGGGLCAGRVVAVTGAGRGLGRAHALAYAAEGAKVVVNDLGVGLDGAPAPDSPAAQVVQEIRESGGEAVAHGADIATSEGAASLVAAAVDTFGRLDTLVNNAGFLRDRMLVNLDEDDWDAVMRVHLKGHFLPLKHAAAYWRAESKAGRTPAARVVNTSSGAGLLGSVGQGNYSAAKAGILGLTLVAAAEMGRYGVQVNAIAPAARTRMTEATFAKTMAAPGSGAFDAMAPENVSPLVVWLGSGAAADGVTGRVFEVEAGRITVMEGWRPGPTVDKEERWTPAGAGDVARELLARAAVPGGVYGAS; from the coding sequence ATGACGGATGCGAAGCCGGTCGGCGAAGACGGTGGAGCCGGTGGCGGAGGCCTGTGCGCGGGGCGGGTGGTCGCCGTCACGGGAGCGGGCCGCGGACTCGGACGCGCGCACGCCCTCGCGTACGCGGCCGAAGGCGCGAAGGTCGTCGTGAACGACCTGGGGGTGGGCCTGGACGGCGCCCCCGCCCCGGACAGCCCGGCGGCCCAAGTCGTCCAGGAGATACGGGAATCCGGCGGCGAGGCCGTGGCGCACGGCGCGGACATAGCGACCTCCGAAGGTGCCGCCTCGCTCGTCGCGGCGGCCGTCGACACCTTCGGGCGCCTCGACACACTGGTGAACAACGCCGGGTTCCTGCGCGACCGGATGCTCGTCAACCTCGACGAGGACGACTGGGACGCCGTGATGCGGGTCCACCTCAAGGGCCACTTCCTGCCGCTCAAGCACGCCGCCGCGTACTGGCGGGCGGAGTCGAAGGCCGGACGCACACCGGCGGCCCGGGTCGTCAACACGTCCTCCGGAGCGGGCCTGTTGGGGTCCGTCGGGCAGGGCAACTACAGCGCGGCGAAGGCCGGGATCCTCGGCCTGACCCTGGTCGCGGCCGCCGAGATGGGGCGCTACGGCGTGCAGGTCAACGCGATAGCACCGGCCGCCCGCACCCGGATGACCGAGGCGACGTTCGCCAAGACCATGGCGGCACCCGGGTCCGGAGCCTTCGACGCGATGGCGCCGGAGAACGTGTCACCGCTGGTCGTATGGCTCGGCTCGGGGGCCGCGGCGGACGGCGTGACCGGGCGGGTCTTCGAGGTGGAGGCGGGCCGGATCACCGTGATGGAGGGCTGGCGGCCGGGCCCGACCGTCGACAAGGAGGAGCGGTGGACGCCGGCGGGCGCGGGGGACGTGGCCCGTGAGCTGCTGGCGCGCGCGGCCGTGCCGGGGGGTGTGTACGGGGCGTCGTGA
- a CDS encoding SDR family oxidoreductase yields the protein MDLSGRVVVVTGGTRGVGAGIAGAFARAGARVIICARRPPEEPLDGCEFIPVDLRDAAAVEELFAGLDRVDVLVNNAGGTPYRPLAEADAVRHARVLELNLTAALTASLAAREKLDAARGSIVMIGSVSGSRPSPGSAAYGAAKAGLEHLARSMAVEWAPRIRVNTLVLGMVRTELSELHYGDEAGIAAVGATVPMGRLAEPREVGDAAVFLASDAASYITGASLLMHGGGELPAFLDAATANKDAATANKEA from the coding sequence ATGGATCTGAGCGGTCGGGTCGTCGTCGTCACCGGCGGCACGAGAGGAGTGGGCGCCGGGATCGCCGGGGCCTTCGCGCGGGCCGGGGCGCGGGTGATCATCTGCGCCCGCAGACCGCCCGAAGAACCGCTGGACGGCTGCGAGTTCATACCGGTCGACCTGCGGGACGCGGCCGCCGTGGAGGAGCTGTTCGCGGGCCTAGACCGGGTGGACGTGCTGGTGAACAACGCGGGGGGCACGCCGTACCGCCCGCTCGCCGAGGCGGACGCGGTCCGGCACGCACGCGTGCTCGAACTGAATCTGACGGCGGCGCTGACCGCGTCCCTGGCCGCCCGCGAGAAGCTCGACGCCGCGCGCGGCTCGATCGTGATGATCGGCAGCGTCAGCGGCAGCCGCCCCTCGCCGGGCAGCGCGGCGTACGGGGCCGCGAAGGCGGGCCTGGAGCACCTCGCGCGGTCCATGGCCGTGGAGTGGGCGCCCCGAATACGGGTGAACACCCTGGTGCTCGGCATGGTCCGCACCGAACTGAGCGAACTGCACTACGGCGATGAGGCGGGCATCGCCGCGGTGGGCGCGACCGTGCCCATGGGGCGCCTGGCCGAGCCGCGCGAGGTCGGCGACGCCGCCGTGTTCCTGGCGTCGGACGCCGCCTCGTACATCACCGGGGCGAGCCTGCTGATGCACGGCGGCGGCGAGCTCCCCGCGTTCCTGGACGCGGCAACGGCCAACAAGGACGCGGCAACTGCCAACAAGGAGGCGTGA